CCAAGCCTTGACCTAGTCGGCAAACTGTAAAGGGCGGTGATCCCGATGGACCAAGAGCACATTTACGATTTAATTATCATCGGCGCCGGACCGGCCGGGCTTTCCGCCGGAATTTATGCCGGACGTGCAACGTTAGATACCCTAATTTTAGAAGCGGACACGGTTGGTGGTCAGGTCACGACCACGTCAATTGTTTATAACTACCCAGCCGCGCCGGCCATTGATGGCACTAAGTTAGCCAACCAGATGCAAAAGCAAGCCGCTGACTTTGGCGTAACCATTAAACGTGATGGGGTGCAGGAGGTTCAACTGGATGGCGAGATCAAGGTAATCACCACCAAGAGTGGGCACCAATACCAAGCCCGTAGCGTTGTTGTCGCTACTGGGGCTCACCCACGCAAGGTTGGCTTTAAGGGCGAAGATGAATTTCGGGGCCGTGGGGTAGCTTACTGCTCCACTTGTGACGGGGAGCTCTTCTCCGGCCTGCAGGTCTTCGTTGTTGGTGGTGGGTATGCCGCTGCCGAAGAAGCCGACTACCTGACCCGCTACGCTAAGCACGTAACGGTTCTCGTCCGTGGTGATCACTTCTCTTGTCCACCACTGACGGCTTCACGGGCACTCGATAACCCGAAGGTCTCCGTTGAGTATAACACCGAGATCAAAGAGGTTTCAGGAGACACCTACTTAACGGCGATGACCTTGGTTAACAATCAGACTGGCCAAGAACAAACCTACCAAGTTGAAGAGGGCGATAAGACCTTTGGCGTTTTCGTCTATGTTGGAACGGAACCAGAAACGGACCTCTTTAAGGGGCAACTAGACCTCGACAGCCATGGTTACATCCTGGCCGATGAACGGTGCGCCACCAACATTGCCGGGGTTTACGCCGCGGGGGATGTTTTGGCTAAGGAATTACGCCAGATCATTACGGCAGCTTCCGATGGTGCGTTGGCGGCTACGAACGCGGAGGCTTACGTAACGGCGGAAAAGAAGCGCTTGGGCATCCCTGTTCACGTTACCCCAGCTAAGCCAGCGGCCAAGACCGTGGGCCAAACTAGCCAGGTGGCGGACCAGCCAGCGCCCCAACACACTGGTGATTGGTTCACCCCTGACCTCGTTGAGCAACTAAAGGCAATCTTTGGGCGCTTAACTAAGGACGTGACCCTCCAGGTGCTGGGGGACGATAGCCCATTAAGCCAGGAGTTAACCTCCTTTGTTGATGAGTTAGCGAAGTTGGATTCCCACCTCCAAGTTGCAACCGCACCGGTTCCGGCCGACCTTGACTTGGCACCACAGCTTCGCTTGCTTGTTGATGGTCTAGACACCGGGTTACACTTTGCTGGGGTTCCGACCGGTCACGAAATTAATTCCTTGATTTTGGGGATTTACAACGTGGCGGGGCCGGGGCAAGAGATTGCGCCAGAATTGGTGGAACGGATCAAGGCCCTGCCGGCAACCGAAATTGAGATCGGGGTTTCCTTAACCTGTCACTTCTGCCCGGACGTGGTGGCCGCTTGCCAGCGGATGGCCTCGTTAAACCCACGAGTAACGGCAACCATGATCGACCTGCAACACTTCCCGCAGCTTCGTGAGGAACGGCAGATCATGTCCGTTCCCGCCACGATGATTGATG
The nucleotide sequence above comes from Limosilactobacillus fermentum. Encoded proteins:
- a CDS encoding FAD-dependent oxidoreductase, with the protein product MDQEHIYDLIIIGAGPAGLSAGIYAGRATLDTLILEADTVGGQVTTTSIVYNYPAAPAIDGTKLANQMQKQAADFGVTIKRDGVQEVQLDGEIKVITTKSGHQYQARSVVVATGAHPRKVGFKGEDEFRGRGVAYCSTCDGELFSGLQVFVVGGGYAAAEEADYLTRYAKHVTVLVRGDHFSCPPLTASRALDNPKVSVEYNTEIKEVSGDTYLTAMTLVNNQTGQEQTYQVEEGDKTFGVFVYVGTEPETDLFKGQLDLDSHGYILADERCATNIAGVYAAGDVLAKELRQIITAASDGALAATNAEAYVTAEKKRLGIPVHVTPAKPAAKTVGQTSQVADQPAPQHTGDWFTPDLVEQLKAIFGRLTKDVTLQVLGDDSPLSQELTSFVDELAKLDSHLQVATAPVPADLDLAPQLRLLVDGLDTGLHFAGVPTGHEINSLILGIYNVAGPGQEIAPELVERIKALPATEIEIGVSLTCHFCPDVVAACQRMASLNPRVTATMIDLQHFPQLREERQIMSVPATMIDGGPVIFGSQTLEELVQAAEQATVKS